In Candidatus Sulfurimonas marisnigri, a single genomic region encodes these proteins:
- a CDS encoding lytic transglycosylase domain-containing protein has protein sequence MIIKFFLVLLLIFTCSSAEITLNDIDSKPASRAKDFMIWQYLKQNINSSEADKAYQQVNNKKNNKLLYAYSKKTKNQEIKKKISCKKKSNLFKIKDSECLELAFSPYKALKYTNYQRNVLTKRLKSKPKVKILNILNEKHLAKNYKSYDADTILTLFNNTGYRYRRKYLNMQLNKEFLDSLTSSWRISQFIKTVIHDDKLDKLQQSLFYIDGQKLNSKSNFFLALNSLRHSEKDYAIKYFKLSRSQAKYKIDVDKNNFWLYKITKHKDYLNKLLLSMDINIYTLFAREKMSVDFKNYFSSLETNGEVSKKSLLDPFEWNKILKEIKSTEKDELFNLAKLYKQKEMLPVQALIIQKANQHNMHGYMMPYDKHLKGLSLDSKALVYALMRQESNMIPSALSRSYALGLMQIMPFVTDDISKRIKEPIKNYDEMFIPKNNIRYSRAHIKWMQKSLYHPLFMAYAYNGGMGFFKKHLLKGNFSKGEYEPFLSMEMMSNSESREYGKRVLANYVMYKKVMGDEISIAHLFDILTQPKMTDRFRKQG, from the coding sequence ATGATTATAAAGTTTTTTTTAGTACTACTTTTAATCTTTACATGTAGTAGTGCTGAGATAACACTTAATGACATCGATTCTAAGCCGGCAAGCCGTGCTAAAGACTTTATGATTTGGCAATATTTAAAGCAAAATATTAATTCAAGTGAAGCTGACAAAGCATACCAGCAGGTAAATAATAAAAAAAATAATAAACTATTATACGCTTATTCTAAAAAAACCAAAAATCAAGAGATTAAGAAAAAAATCTCTTGTAAAAAGAAATCCAACCTTTTTAAAATAAAAGATAGCGAGTGTTTGGAACTTGCTTTCTCTCCATACAAGGCTCTTAAATACACAAACTATCAAAGAAATGTTCTAACAAAAAGATTAAAATCAAAGCCAAAAGTAAAAATTTTAAATATTTTAAATGAAAAACACTTAGCAAAAAATTACAAGTCATACGACGCTGATACAATATTGACTCTATTTAACAACACTGGATACAGGTATAGAAGAAAATATTTAAATATGCAACTAAATAAAGAATTTTTAGATTCACTTACATCATCTTGGAGAATTTCACAGTTTATTAAAACAGTTATACATGATGATAAACTTGACAAGCTTCAGCAATCTTTATTTTATATTGATGGTCAAAAATTAAACTCTAAAAGTAACTTTTTTTTAGCACTAAACAGTCTAAGACATTCAGAGAAAGATTATGCTATAAAGTATTTTAAACTCTCCCGTTCACAAGCCAAATATAAAATTGATGTAGATAAAAATAACTTCTGGCTATATAAAATTACAAAACATAAAGATTACTTAAATAAGCTGCTTTTGAGTATGGATATTAATATATATACTCTTTTTGCACGAGAAAAAATGAGTGTAGATTTTAAAAATTACTTTAGTTCACTTGAGACAAACGGTGAAGTTTCAAAAAAAAGTTTATTGGATCCATTTGAATGGAATAAAATATTAAAAGAGATAAAAAGTACAGAAAAAGATGAACTTTTTAACCTTGCAAAACTCTACAAACAAAAAGAAATGTTACCTGTTCAAGCCCTTATTATCCAAAAAGCAAATCAACATAATATGCATGGCTATATGATGCCGTACGATAAACACCTTAAAGGTTTAAGTTTAGATTCTAAAGCTTTAGTCTATGCACTTATGAGGCAAGAGAGTAATATGATTCCATCTGCCCTATCCCGCTCATACGCACTAGGACTCATGCAAATAATGCCTTTTGTAACTGACGATATTAGCAAGCGTATTAAAGAACCAATTAAAAACTATGATGAGATGTTTATTCCAAAAAATAATATTAGGTATTCCAGAGCACATATAAAATGGATGCAAAAATCATTATATCACCCTTTATTTATGGCATATGCATATAATGGAGGCATGGGTTTTTTTAAAAAGCATCTGCTAAAAGGCAATTTTAGTAAAGGTGAGTACGAACCTTTTTTAAGTATGGAAATGATGTCTAATAGTGAAAGCAGAGAATATGGTAAAAGAGTTTTAGCCAACTATGTAATGTATAAAAAAGTTATGGGTGATGAGATATCTATTGCTCACCTTTTTGATATTTTAACACAGCCGAAGATGACTGACCGCTTTCGAAAACAAGGCTAA
- a CDS encoding YggT family protein, giving the protein MSDLGIAFLKLGGLFTGLIEVYIWVVIIAALLSFVNPDPYNPIVQFLSRITKPAYNFVRRFIRTNFNGLDLAPLVIIVGLQVGIILLNLLFSVIAKLL; this is encoded by the coding sequence ATGAGTGATTTAGGAATTGCATTTTTAAAACTGGGCGGACTTTTTACTGGTTTAATAGAAGTTTATATATGGGTTGTAATAATTGCAGCATTACTTAGTTTTGTAAATCCTGACCCATATAATCCAATAGTTCAATTTTTAAGCAGAATAACTAAACCAGCATATAATTTTGTAAGAAGATTTATTCGAACAAACTTTAATGGCTTGGACTTGGCACCACTTGTTATTATTGTAGGCTTGCAGGTTGGAATAATTCTTCTAAATTTACTTTTCAGCGTAATTGCTAAACTCTTATAA
- the ybeY gene encoding rRNA maturation RNase YbeY, whose product MIDLDNKTSLEINIDVLEAIAESITDREIELIITDNEEIKELNRVHRNIDKDTDVLSFPYESMPMCPLGSIVISSSHVEDKAKELNHKESDELALLFIHGLLHLLGFDHEVDDGEMREKEAKLITEFNLPKSLIIRTQG is encoded by the coding sequence ATGATTGATTTAGATAACAAAACTTCACTTGAAATTAATATTGATGTCTTAGAGGCTATAGCAGAATCTATTACAGATAGAGAGATTGAGTTAATTATTACAGATAATGAAGAGATAAAAGAGTTAAATAGAGTTCACCGCAATATTGATAAGGATACTGATGTTTTAAGTTTCCCATATGAGTCTATGCCGATGTGTCCACTTGGAAGTATTGTAATATCGTCTTCACATGTAGAAGATAAGGCCAAAGAGTTGAATCACAAAGAGAGTGACGAACTTGCCCTATTGTTTATTCATGGCTTACTTCATCTCCTTGGTTTTGATCATGAAGTTGATGATGGAGAGATGAGAGAAAAAGAAGCTAAGTTAATTACAGAGTTTAATCTACCAAAAAGTTTAATAATAAGAACGCAAGGATAA
- the mobB gene encoding molybdopterin-guanine dinucleotide biosynthesis protein B translates to MSKRLAVAFTGPSNSGKTTLILKVARKLIHEYGKEVAIIKHDPKDKARFDVEGKDSYKFSDAGAEVIVTSPNRTTYFSQRQKELDEMIRLFDKFDILLVEGLKNLPLPRISVFRGSLDSDYFPYMDALATDNSVDIKNYSLPDNIEILDINNCENVISWILKNAKEV, encoded by the coding sequence TTGAGCAAAAGATTAGCAGTTGCGTTTACAGGTCCATCCAATAGTGGTAAAACTACACTTATATTAAAAGTAGCTAGAAAACTTATCCATGAATATGGGAAAGAGGTTGCTATTATTAAGCATGATCCTAAAGATAAAGCCCGTTTTGATGTTGAAGGAAAAGATAGTTATAAGTTCAGTGATGCAGGCGCAGAGGTTATAGTTACTTCACCTAATCGCACAACTTATTTCTCACAACGACAAAAAGAGCTAGATGAAATGATTAGGCTATTTGATAAATTTGATATACTGTTAGTTGAAGGGCTTAAAAATCTACCTCTTCCTAGAATTAGTGTGTTTAGAGGTTCTTTAGATAGTGACTATTTTCCATATATGGATGCACTTGCTACAGATAATAGTGTAGATATTAAAAATTATAGTTTACCAGATAATATAGAGATCCTAGATATAAACAATTGTGAAAATGTGATATCTTGGATACTAAAAAATGCAAAAGAGGTGTAA
- a CDS encoding M48 family metallopeptidase, whose amino-acid sequence MITSEINFNDLNILHVCNPRLKNSYISICKKGFITLKTPRVSDIFIQNLLNKKEVWIRKQLLQVEHNQPLEINLEDEVLMFGEVYSIDSTEATELRRFLEKLKKPDEKNILKCYDNFYKLYASQYIVPKVEQFSKLMNLNYEEIKFKKMKSRWGSCSSKRVITLNTQLIKIDKELIDYIIVHELAHLTHMNHSRKFHDLVDIYISNAKELNKRLKAIHLL is encoded by the coding sequence TTGATTACAAGTGAAATTAATTTTAACGATTTAAACATACTTCATGTATGTAATCCAAGGCTTAAAAATAGCTATATATCCATATGTAAAAAAGGTTTTATAACGCTAAAAACACCAAGAGTGTCAGATATATTTATCCAAAACTTACTCAATAAAAAAGAGGTTTGGATAAGAAAACAACTTCTACAGGTAGAGCACAATCAGCCTTTAGAAATAAATCTTGAAGATGAAGTACTTATGTTTGGAGAGGTTTATAGTATAGATTCAACTGAAGCAACAGAGTTAAGAAGATTCTTGGAAAAACTTAAAAAGCCAGATGAAAAAAATATCTTGAAATGCTATGATAACTTCTACAAACTATACGCCTCACAATATATAGTTCCAAAAGTGGAACAGTTCTCAAAACTAATGAATTTGAATTATGAAGAGATAAAGTTTAAAAAAATGAAAAGCAGGTGGGGAAGCTGTAGCTCAAAAAGGGTCATAACTTTAAATACTCAGTTGATAAAAATTGACAAAGAGCTAATTGACTATATAATTGTTCATGAACTAGCGCATTTAACTCATATGAATCATTCACGAAAATTTCACGATTTAGTTGATATATATATTTCAAATGCCAAAGAGTTAAATAAAAGATTAAAGGCTATTCATCTTCTTTAA
- a CDS encoding class 1 fructose-bisphosphatase, translated as MTDIFEAIQRTAKRIKIAIDTKDIGYSQQENSSGETQLQLDIKCDMIIEEEFSHVASIHTIASEEKEHEMPMHKAGKYYIAYDPLDGSSLIDVNLSVGSIFGIYENAFGAKNMVAACYVVFGPRVEMVFAHHKTKLHLLQDGEFEFVKEIRLKEKGNLNAPGGTQQNWEPYHKELVDSFFSEGYRLRYSGGMVPDLHQLLLKGGGLFSYPGTADKPEGKLRKLFEVFPFAFIYKIAGGEATNGHVDLMTLSHKGIHETSACFFGSKYEIARVKEVYAKNR; from the coding sequence ATGACTGATATATTTGAGGCAATTCAAAGAACAGCAAAAAGAATTAAGATAGCGATAGATACTAAAGACATAGGTTACTCACAACAAGAGAATAGTTCTGGAGAGACCCAGCTTCAGCTTGATATTAAGTGTGACATGATTATTGAAGAAGAATTCTCTCACGTAGCTTCAATTCACACAATAGCGAGTGAAGAAAAAGAGCATGAGATGCCAATGCATAAAGCTGGTAAATATTATATTGCTTATGATCCTCTAGATGGTTCATCACTTATAGATGTAAACCTTAGTGTTGGTTCAATTTTTGGTATTTATGAAAATGCTTTTGGTGCAAAAAACATGGTTGCCGCTTGTTATGTTGTGTTTGGTCCTCGTGTAGAGATGGTATTTGCTCATCATAAAACTAAACTTCACCTACTTCAAGATGGTGAGTTTGAGTTTGTTAAAGAGATTAGATTGAAAGAAAAAGGAAATCTAAATGCACCTGGTGGGACTCAGCAAAATTGGGAACCATATCATAAAGAACTAGTTGATAGCTTCTTTTCAGAGGGTTACCGTTTAAGATATTCTGGTGGAATGGTTCCTGATTTACACCAACTTTTACTTAAAGGTGGAGGACTTTTCAGCTATCCAGGTACTGCTGATAAACCAGAAGGTAAACTTCGTAAACTTTTTGAGGTGTTTCCTTTTGCTTTTATTTATAAAATTGCTGGTGGAGAGGCTACGAACGGACATGTGGACTTAATGACACTTTCACATAAAGGTATTCATGAAACTTCGGCATGTTTTTTTGGGTCTAAATATGAAATAGCAAGAGTAAAAGAAGTTTATGCAAAAAATAGATAG
- the metG gene encoding methionine--tRNA ligase yields the protein MSKYITTPIYYVNGEAHIGHAYTTFIADTMTRYEKLKGEDTYFLTGTDEHGQKIEESAQKYGKPTQEFADEISATFKNLWDEFEISYDKFIRTTDSDHKKGVQKAFEVMYAKGDIYKDFYEGHYCVSCETFFPETQLVDGEFCPDCGRATSIVKEESYFFKLSKYEDALLKHYADNPDFILPRSRANEVINFVKGGLRDLSVTRTSFTWGVKMPESLNDDKHVMYVWLDALMNYITALGYGKDDANMKYWPASTQFVGKDILRFHAIYWPAFLMSLDLPLPEHIGAHGWWTRDGEKMSKSKGNVVSPREVADAYGVENLRYFMLREVPFGQDGDFSQRALIDRINSELSNDLGNLLNRIIGMSGKYSDFEIDSVDVLKYHKKELDAMDEALSNLDDFMQNMQTHRYLEELWKLFAIGNKAIEEYAPWVKMKENKRDEALATVALVANILAKASIMLSPVMPKTTNIIADALNFTIDNSSYKELVLEKKLLKLFNIKSVPPLFPRVEEPLMTEAPAAQPNAPKNTAPEVKDDKKEEDNLIEIGQFFETSLKVGIVVEAEEVPKSKKLLKLQVDLGEGINRQVVAGIKEFYCAESLLNTQVCVVANLKPAKLMGMMSEGMLLAAKDEDGLCLIRPEKPKKVGTPIG from the coding sequence TTGAGTAAATATATTACAACACCTATATACTATGTGAACGGCGAAGCTCACATAGGACATGCTTATACTACATTTATAGCTGATACAATGACTAGATATGAGAAATTAAAAGGTGAAGATACATACTTTTTAACTGGTACTGATGAACATGGTCAAAAGATTGAAGAGTCAGCACAAAAATATGGCAAACCTACTCAAGAGTTTGCAGATGAGATAAGTGCTACTTTTAAAAATTTATGGGATGAATTTGAAATAAGTTATGACAAATTTATTAGAACTACCGACTCAGACCATAAAAAAGGTGTGCAAAAAGCTTTTGAAGTTATGTATGCTAAAGGTGATATTTACAAAGATTTTTATGAGGGTCACTACTGTGTGAGTTGTGAAACTTTTTTCCCTGAAACTCAGTTGGTTGATGGTGAATTCTGTCCTGATTGTGGAAGAGCGACTAGTATTGTAAAAGAGGAAAGTTACTTTTTTAAACTTTCAAAATATGAAGATGCTTTATTGAAGCACTATGCTGATAATCCTGATTTTATTTTGCCTCGTTCTCGCGCAAATGAAGTAATAAACTTTGTAAAAGGTGGCCTTCGTGACCTTTCAGTAACAAGAACGTCTTTTACATGGGGTGTTAAAATGCCGGAGTCTCTAAATGATGACAAACATGTTATGTATGTTTGGCTTGATGCCCTTATGAATTATATTACAGCGTTAGGCTATGGTAAAGATGATGCAAATATGAAATATTGGCCTGCTTCTACTCAGTTTGTAGGCAAAGATATTCTTCGTTTTCATGCTATTTACTGGCCAGCATTTTTAATGAGCCTTGACTTACCTCTTCCTGAGCATATTGGTGCGCATGGCTGGTGGACAAGAGATGGTGAAAAAATGTCAAAGAGCAAAGGAAATGTTGTTTCGCCAAGAGAAGTTGCTGATGCTTATGGAGTTGAAAATTTAAGATATTTCATGCTTAGAGAAGTTCCTTTTGGACAAGATGGTGATTTTTCTCAAAGAGCGTTAATAGATAGAATAAACTCAGAACTTAGTAATGATTTAGGCAATCTTTTAAATCGCATAATCGGTATGAGTGGAAAATACTCTGATTTTGAGATAGATAGCGTAGATGTGCTTAAGTATCACAAAAAAGAACTTGATGCTATGGATGAGGCATTAAGCAACCTTGATGATTTTATGCAAAATATGCAGACGCACAGATACCTAGAAGAGCTTTGGAAATTATTTGCTATAGGAAACAAAGCTATAGAAGAGTATGCTCCGTGGGTTAAGATGAAAGAGAATAAAAGAGATGAAGCACTTGCGACAGTCGCTTTAGTTGCAAATATTTTGGCTAAAGCTTCTATAATGCTTTCTCCAGTTATGCCTAAAACTACAAATATTATTGCTGACGCTCTAAATTTCACTATAGATAACTCAAGCTATAAAGAGCTTGTTTTAGAGAAAAAACTATTGAAATTATTTAATATTAAAAGTGTTCCTCCTCTCTTTCCACGTGTAGAGGAGCCTTTAATGACTGAAGCACCGGCCGCTCAACCAAATGCTCCAAAAAATACTGCTCCTGAAGTAAAAGATGACAAAAAAGAGGAAGACAACCTGATAGAGATAGGTCAGTTTTTTGAGACATCTTTGAAAGTCGGTATAGTTGTTGAAGCTGAGGAAGTTCCAAAAAGTAAAAAACTTTTAAAGCTTCAGGTTGATTTGGGTGAAGGAATAAATAGACAAGTCGTTGCTGGAATTAAAGAGTTTTATTGCGCTGAATCTCTTTTAAATACTCAAGTCTGTGTTGTAGCAAACCTGAAACCTGCAAAACTTATGGGAATGATGTCAGAAGGAATGCTTCTTGCTGCCAAGGATGAAGATGGTTTATGTCTAATTAGACCTGAAAAACCTAAGAAAGTAGGCACACCTATTGGATGA
- the queC gene encoding 7-cyano-7-deazaguanine synthase QueC — protein sequence MNLKNKKALCVMSGGMDSTLSAYMMKNSGYEIIAVHFNYDQRTQTKELECFHKICNKLDVAQKYVLDLDFFKQLGASALTDKSIEVPTSGIEEGIPVTYVPFRNGIFLSMAAAIAEKENAQVISIGVVEEDSSGYPDCRESYIKSMQQSINLGTKDETCIEIKMPLVHLQKSQIVQKSLELHLPLELTWSCYKNEDKACGVCDSCRLRLNGFSIAGVKDPIDYK from the coding sequence ATGAATTTAAAAAACAAAAAAGCACTATGTGTTATGAGCGGTGGCATGGACTCTACACTCAGTGCATATATGATGAAAAACAGTGGATACGAAATTATTGCCGTACATTTTAACTATGATCAAAGAACACAAACTAAGGAGCTTGAGTGCTTTCATAAAATATGTAATAAATTGGATGTAGCACAAAAGTATGTTTTAGATCTAGACTTTTTCAAACAACTAGGTGCTTCAGCTTTGACAGACAAAAGTATAGAGGTTCCAACTAGTGGAATAGAGGAGGGTATTCCTGTTACTTACGTCCCTTTTAGAAATGGTATATTTTTAAGTATGGCAGCAGCTATTGCTGAAAAGGAGAATGCCCAAGTTATTAGCATAGGCGTTGTTGAGGAAGACAGCAGTGGTTACCCTGATTGTAGAGAGTCTTATATTAAAAGCATGCAACAGAGCATAAATCTAGGTACAAAAGATGAAACATGCATAGAAATTAAAATGCCTCTAGTTCATTTACAAAAATCTCAAATTGTTCAAAAATCATTAGAACTACATTTGCCGCTAGAGCTTACTTGGAGTTGCTATAAAAATGAGGATAAAGCTTGTGGAGTTTGTGACAGTTGTCGTTTAAGACTAAATGGTTTTAGTATAGCTGGAGTAAAAGACCCTATTGATTACAAGTGA
- a CDS encoding putative glycoside hydrolase produces the protein MKLILITTALLQSLLFASFSGNIVDKNTSAPIINAIISDSIISVKSDENGSFTIDTNETNIHIKAYGYRPYKINFENNTTNLKLESITVKALYLTFWAANTTSKRIKKILNMIDDTEVNALVIDIKNEYGSTVFKTSFEQANSYGAHKNRTNRDIENFMQLLKSKNIYTIARIVTFKDELQASNNPDYAIKKIDGTIWRNHDNMAWVDPYDVRSHEYAISMAEEAAKVGFDEINFDYIRFPAKAGLKFCETNNQENRVKTIGEFLDLAQSRLRKYGVFISVDTYGNICWSNDDNNIGQTVLSLAKHADYISPMLYPSGFASGSFYFEYPSEHPYAVIYRSIKNIKDRIDSKRVRPWLQYFKDYAHTKRHYRKFEVREQIRATEDINTSGWMMWSPSSRYHLNYFVKEDE, from the coding sequence TTGAAACTTATACTTATTACTACCGCCCTATTACAAAGTCTACTTTTTGCCTCTTTTAGCGGTAATATAGTAGACAAAAATACATCTGCTCCAATCATAAATGCTATTATTAGCGACTCTATAATTAGCGTAAAAAGTGATGAAAATGGCTCTTTTACAATAGACACTAACGAAACAAATATACATATAAAAGCTTATGGATATAGACCATACAAAATAAACTTTGAAAACAACACTACTAATTTAAAATTGGAATCTATAACAGTAAAAGCTTTATATTTAACCTTTTGGGCTGCAAATACTACGTCCAAAAGAATCAAAAAAATTCTAAATATGATTGATGATACGGAGGTAAATGCTTTAGTAATTGATATTAAAAATGAATATGGCTCTACAGTGTTTAAAACTTCGTTTGAGCAGGCAAACAGTTATGGAGCTCACAAAAATAGAACAAATAGAGATATTGAAAATTTTATGCAGTTGCTAAAATCAAAAAATATATATACTATAGCAAGAATTGTTACTTTTAAAGATGAACTTCAAGCCTCAAATAATCCAGATTATGCAATTAAAAAAATAGATGGAACTATTTGGAGAAACCATGACAATATGGCTTGGGTTGATCCGTATGATGTAAGATCACATGAGTATGCTATATCCATGGCTGAAGAAGCTGCAAAAGTAGGGTTTGATGAAATAAACTTTGATTATATCCGTTTTCCTGCAAAAGCCGGATTGAAATTTTGTGAAACAAATAATCAGGAAAATAGAGTTAAAACTATAGGTGAGTTTCTAGATTTAGCACAAAGTAGACTTAGAAAATATGGAGTTTTTATCTCTGTAGACACATATGGAAATATTTGTTGGAGTAATGACGATAACAACATTGGTCAAACTGTGCTCTCTTTGGCAAAACATGCGGACTATATTTCTCCGATGCTCTATCCATCTGGATTTGCCAGTGGATCATTTTATTTTGAATATCCATCTGAGCATCCATATGCCGTTATATATAGAAGTATTAAAAATATAAAAGATAGAATTGATTCAAAAAGAGTTAGACCATGGCTACAATATTTTAAAGACTATGCACATACTAAAAGACACTATAGAAAATTTGAAGTTAGAGAACAGATAAGAGCGACTGAAGATATAAATACAAGTGGCTGGATGATGTGGTCACCATCTAGTAGGTACCACTTAAATTACTTTGTTAAAGAAGATGAATAG
- a CDS encoding TRAP transporter substrate-binding protein, whose translation MNRRDFLTTATATSATLALGGCNDDNRQAIDYSKHPKKSIDDKKRVNINRNKKTIIKLATSWPAHFPIMGVGVERFAQRVKDVSGGSIEVKIYPKNTLVPALAVFDAASSGQIDAFHSGPYYWKGKNSAFSLYSGIPFGFTAEEINSWMLFGGGLELWREQYGKYNLHPFMGGNTNIQMGGWFRKPINSLSDMQGLKMRIPGLGGEVFAKMGVNPILLPAGEIYTSLERGVIDATEWVGPALDIMMGFYKVAPYYYSGWHEPGSILELTFNKQFWSKLSYEHQSIIEVASSEMNSNMTYEFHAENIKALRKLKELDISIHQYPKDVIVAGKKALKEVIEDLSFKSGEFKKVYASIEQHLNLSKGWSDASLRYFLNER comes from the coding sequence ATGAACCGTAGAGACTTTTTAACAACTGCTACAGCAACTTCTGCTACACTCGCATTAGGTGGGTGCAACGATGACAATCGTCAAGCGATAGACTACTCAAAACATCCAAAAAAAAGCATTGATGACAAGAAACGAGTAAATATAAACCGCAATAAAAAAACTATTATAAAGCTTGCTACTAGCTGGCCTGCACATTTTCCTATCATGGGTGTAGGTGTTGAGCGGTTTGCCCAGAGAGTTAAGGATGTGAGTGGTGGCTCCATAGAGGTAAAAATATACCCTAAAAACACTTTAGTCCCTGCTCTAGCAGTTTTTGATGCGGCTAGTAGTGGTCAGATTGATGCTTTTCACTCTGGACCATATTACTGGAAGGGGAAAAATTCTGCATTTTCACTTTATAGCGGTATACCATTTGGATTTACAGCTGAAGAAATTAACTCTTGGATGCTTTTTGGTGGCGGCTTAGAGCTTTGGCGAGAACAGTATGGCAAATATAATCTTCACCCTTTTATGGGTGGCAATACAAACATACAAATGGGTGGATGGTTTAGAAAACCAATAAACTCACTCTCAGATATGCAAGGTCTTAAAATGCGTATTCCAGGTCTTGGTGGAGAAGTTTTTGCCAAGATGGGCGTAAATCCTATTTTGCTTCCTGCTGGAGAGATTTACACTTCACTTGAAAGAGGTGTTATAGATGCAACTGAGTGGGTAGGGCCTGCGCTTGATATTATGATGGGTTTTTATAAAGTTGCACCATATTACTACTCTGGATGGCATGAGCCTGGTTCAATTTTAGAACTTACTTTTAATAAGCAGTTTTGGAGTAAGTTGTCTTACGAGCATCAATCAATTATAGAGGTTGCATCCAGCGAAATGAACTCTAATATGACTTACGAGTTTCATGCTGAAAATATTAAGGCACTTCGTAAGCTAAAAGAGTTAGATATTTCAATACATCAATATCCAAAAGATGTTATTGTGGCTGGCAAAAAGGCTCTAAAAGAAGTTATTGAAGATTTGAGTTTTAAAAGTGGTGAATTTAAAAAAGTTTATGCCTCTATTGAACAGCATTTAAACCTCTCTAAAGGGTGGAGTGATGCAAGTTTAAGATACTTTCTTAACGAGAGATAA